The bacterium region CGTTTTACAACTACAACAGTTGCATCATCTTCCCACTGCTTTTTCTTCCCGAAATCAAAAACGCTTTTATAGATAACATCTATTATTTCTGATGGGCTCTTATCTCTGTTTTTCTTTACAAGTGCCTTAAGCCTGTCAGTACCAAACTGATCTTCCTCGTTTTTATGGCGCTCAACAATCCCGTCACTGTACGCAACAAGAATTGAACCAGGATTTAATCTAAAATATGCACGCTGAAGATCTATTGAAGGTAAAAATCCCAGAGTTATGCCTGTTGCGTCCAGATCATGAAATTTATTCCCGTCCAATACAAAGGGGGCAGGATGTCCTGCATTTGCATAGAACAGGTGCCCGTCCTGTTCAATTTCTCCGATGAAAAGAGATACAAAATTAGTGGAAAATGTGCTCTGTTGTATTACTCTGTTCAGCCTCTTGATAGTGTACACAAGGCGCATATTCCTCTCAAGCCCCATACGGAGGCCTATAACAACATCCCTGACAAGAAGTGCTGCAGGCAGGCCGTGGCCGCTTGCATCACCTACAGCAAAACCAAAATCCTGCTGGTCAAACTGGAAATACTCAAAAAAATCACCTCCTACCAAATCAGCAGGCTGTGATCTTCCGGCAATAAGATAGCCTTTTATTTTCGGCGGAAATTTCGGCAGCAGGCT contains the following coding sequences:
- a CDS encoding PP2C family protein-serine/threonine phosphatase; protein product: WVYEEIMLFLRAMRTALNYRLFSEMVGTDLERSEQIQKSLLPKFPPKIKGYLIAGRSQPADLVGGDFFEYFQFDQQDFGFAVGDASGHGLPAALLVRDVVIGLRMGLERNMRLVYTIKRLNRVIQQSTFSTNFVSLFIGEIEQDGHLFYANAGHPAPFVLDGNKFHDLDATGITLGFLPSIDLQRAYFRLNPGSILVAYSDGIVERHKNEEDQFGTDRLKALVKKNRDKSPSEIIDVIYKSVFDFGKKKQWEDDATVVVVKRLEIEE